One window of Grus americana isolate bGruAme1 chromosome 18, bGruAme1.mat, whole genome shotgun sequence genomic DNA carries:
- the PCYT2 gene encoding ethanolamine-phosphate cytidylyltransferase isoform X2 codes for MLRNGAAAGGAGAHRPVRVWCDGCYDMVHYGHSNQLRQARAMGDYLIVGVHTDEEIAKHKGPPVFTQEERYKMVQAIKWVDEIAPGAPYVTTLETLDKYNCDFCVHGDDITLTIDGKDTYEEVKTAGRYRECKRTQGVSTTDLVGRMLLMTKAHHSNIGPKGHSPWTGVSQFLQTSQKIIQFASGKEPQPGDTIIYVAGAFDLFHIGHVDFLEKVHQLAEKPYIIAGLHFDQEVNRYKGKNYPIMNIHERTLSVLACRYVSEVVIGAPYAVTADLLDHFRVTLVCHGMTEVVPDKDGSDPYEEPKRRGIFQLVDSGSNLTTDLIVQRIIKNRLEFEARNQKKEAKELAVLEAMKRLEEEKH; via the exons ATGCTGCGCaacggggcggcggcgggcggcgcgggggcgCACCGGCCCGTGCGCGTCTGGTGCGACGGATG CTATGACATGGTGCACTATGGCCACTCGAACCAGCTACGCCAGGCTCGGGCCATGGGAGATTATCTGATTGTTGGAGTCCACACAGATG AGGAGATTGCCAAGCACAAGGGCCCCCCTGTCTTTACACAGGAGGAGAGGTACAAAATGGTGCAAGCCATCAAGTGGGTGGATGAGATTGCTCCAGGAGCTCCCTATGTCACCACACTGGAAACCCTGGACAAATATAACTGTGACTTCTGTGTGCACGGTG ATGACATCACCTTAACGATAGATGGTAAGGATACCTATGAGGAAGTGAAGACAGCGGGGCGCTACAG GGAATGCAAACGCACCCAAGGTGTGTCCACTACCGACCTCGTTGGCCGCATGCTGCTCATGACTAAGGCTCACCACAGCAACATA GGGCCAAAGGGTCACAGTCCCTGGACTGGCGTCTCGCAGTTCCTACAGACATCTCAGAAGATCATCCAGTTTGCATCAGGGAAGGAACCACAGCCAGGAGACACTATCATCTACGTGGCCGGAGCCTTTGACCTGTTCC ATATTGGGCATGTAGATTTCCTGGAGAAGGTTCACCAGTTGGCAGAGAAGCCCTACATCATTGCTGGGCTGCACTTTGATCAG GAAGTAAATCGCTACAAAGGGAAGAACTATCCCATCATGAACATCCATGAGAGAACACTCAGTGTCTTGGCCTGTAGG TATGTCTCGGAAGTGGTGATTGGAGCCCCCTATGCTGTCACTGCTGATCTGCTGGATCACTTCAGG GTAACGCTCGTGTGTCATGGGATGACTGAGGTGGTGCCAGACAAGGATGGTTCTGATCCGTATGAG GAACCGAAGAGACGTGGCATTTTCCAGCTGGTGGACAGTGGCAGCAATCTCACCACGGATCTAATTGTGCAAAGAATCATCAAGAACAG GCTGGAGTTTGAAGCTAGGAACcagaagaaggaagcaaaagagCTGGCTGTGTTGGAGGCCATGAAGAGACTGGAAGAAGAGAAGCACTAG
- the PCYT2 gene encoding ethanolamine-phosphate cytidylyltransferase isoform X3, with the protein MLRNGAAAGGAGAHRPVRVWCDGCYDMVHYGHSNQLRQARAMGDYLIVGVHTDDDITLTIDGKDTYEEVKTAGRYRECKRTQGVSTTDLVGRMLLMTKAHHSNIDEDLDYRKHTDNFGKGPKGHSPWTGVSQFLQTSQKIIQFASGKEPQPGDTIIYVAGAFDLFHIGHVDFLEKVHQLAEKPYIIAGLHFDQEVNRYKGKNYPIMNIHERTLSVLACRYVSEVVIGAPYAVTADLLDHFRVTLVCHGMTEVVPDKDGSDPYEEPKRRGIFQLVDSGSNLTTDLIVQRIIKNRLEFEARNQKKEAKELAVLEAMKRLEEEKH; encoded by the exons ATGCTGCGCaacggggcggcggcgggcggcgcgggggcgCACCGGCCCGTGCGCGTCTGGTGCGACGGATG CTATGACATGGTGCACTATGGCCACTCGAACCAGCTACGCCAGGCTCGGGCCATGGGAGATTATCTGATTGTTGGAGTCCACACAGATG ATGACATCACCTTAACGATAGATGGTAAGGATACCTATGAGGAAGTGAAGACAGCGGGGCGCTACAG GGAATGCAAACGCACCCAAGGTGTGTCCACTACCGACCTCGTTGGCCGCATGCTGCTCATGACTAAGGCTCACCACAGCAACATA GATGAGGACCTAGACTATCGGAAGCACACTGACAACTTTGGGAAG GGGCCAAAGGGTCACAGTCCCTGGACTGGCGTCTCGCAGTTCCTACAGACATCTCAGAAGATCATCCAGTTTGCATCAGGGAAGGAACCACAGCCAGGAGACACTATCATCTACGTGGCCGGAGCCTTTGACCTGTTCC ATATTGGGCATGTAGATTTCCTGGAGAAGGTTCACCAGTTGGCAGAGAAGCCCTACATCATTGCTGGGCTGCACTTTGATCAG GAAGTAAATCGCTACAAAGGGAAGAACTATCCCATCATGAACATCCATGAGAGAACACTCAGTGTCTTGGCCTGTAGG TATGTCTCGGAAGTGGTGATTGGAGCCCCCTATGCTGTCACTGCTGATCTGCTGGATCACTTCAGG GTAACGCTCGTGTGTCATGGGATGACTGAGGTGGTGCCAGACAAGGATGGTTCTGATCCGTATGAG GAACCGAAGAGACGTGGCATTTTCCAGCTGGTGGACAGTGGCAGCAATCTCACCACGGATCTAATTGTGCAAAGAATCATCAAGAACAG GCTGGAGTTTGAAGCTAGGAACcagaagaaggaagcaaaagagCTGGCTGTGTTGGAGGCCATGAAGAGACTGGAAGAAGAGAAGCACTAG
- the SIRT7 gene encoding NAD-dependent protein deacetylase sirtuin-7, translating into MAAGGSLSRSERKAAARAEILQQEEQRDRRRQVSRIWRKPPAERSPEECQVLSESEDIVRELERRRKRRERLRRRQEEVCDEPEELKRKVTELAAAVRNAKHLVIYTGAGISTAASIPDYRGPNGIWTLLQKGRSIRATDLSEAEPTLTHMSIACLHKHNLVQHVVSQNCDGLHLRSGLPRAAISELHGNMYIEVCTSCTPNREYVRVFDVTERTALHRHHTGRMCHKCGAQLRDTIVHFGEKGTLRQPLNWEAATEAASKADVILCLGSSLKVLKKYPRLWCMSKPPTRRPKLYIVNLQWTPKDDLAALKLHGRCDDVMRLLMEELGLEIPRYDRARDPIFALAEPLRPGEEGTHSRKPVAPPPGTDPPPGTDPPQEEPPARPGGWLGRGCAKGARRRKSN; encoded by the exons ATGGCGGCCGGCGGCAGCCTGAGCCGCTCGGAGCGGAAGGCGGCGGCGCGCGCCGAGATCCttcagcaggaggagcagcggGACCGGCGGAGACAG GTGTCCCGCATCTGGAGGAAGCCGCCGGCGGAGCGGAGCCCCGAGGAGTGCCAGGTGCTGAGCGAGAGCGAGGACATCGTCAGGGAGCTGGAGCGGCGCCGCAAGCGGCGCGAGCGGCTGCGCCGGCGGCAGGAGGAG GTATGTGACGAACCAGAGGAGTTAAAGAGAAAGGTTActgagctggctgctgctgtccGGAATGCCAAGCACCTTGTCATCTATACAGGAGCCGGGATCAGTACG GCAGCTTCAATCCCCGACTACAGAGGCCCTAATGGGATATGGACGTtgctgcagaagggcaggagcatCAG GGCTACAGATCTGAGCGAGGCAGAGCCCACGCTCACCCACATGAGCATTGCCTGCCTGCACAAGCACAACCTG GTGCAGCATGTGGTGTCTCAAAACTGTGATGGGCTGCACCTGCGGAGTGGGTTACCCCGAGCAGCAATATCTGAGCTTCATGGAAACATGTACATAGAG GTCTGCACTTCCTGTACACCCAACAGAGAGTACGTGCGAGTATTTGATGTGACGGAGCGCACAGCCCTGCACAGGCATCACACTGGCAGGATGTGCCACAAGTGTGGGGCACAGTTGAGAGATACAATCGTCCACTTTGGGGAGAAGGGGACGTTGAGGCAGCCCCTGAACTGGGAAGCAGCAACAGAAGCTGCAAGCAAAGCAGATGTGATTCTTTGTCTGGGTTCCAGCTTAAAG GTTTTGAAAAAATACCCACGTCTTTGGTGCATGAGCAAGCCCCCGACTCGTCGTCCAAAGCTGTATATCGTGAACCTGCAG TGGACCCCGAAGGATGACCTGGCCGCCCTGAAGCTGCACGGCCGCTGCGACGACGTCATGCGGCTGCTGatggaggagctggggctggagatCCCACGCTACGACCG GGCGCGGGACCCCATCTTCGCGCTGGCCGAGCCGCTGCGCCCCGGGGAGGAAGGCACGCACTCGCGGAAGCCGGtggccccgccgccggggacCGACCCGCCGCCGGGGACCGACCCGCCGCAGGAggagccgcccgcccgccccggcggcTGGCTGGGCCGCGGCTGCGCCAAGGGCGCCCGGCGGAGGAAGAGCAACTGA
- the PCYT2 gene encoding ethanolamine-phosphate cytidylyltransferase isoform X1 — MLRNGAAAGGAGAHRPVRVWCDGCYDMVHYGHSNQLRQARAMGDYLIVGVHTDEEIAKHKGPPVFTQEERYKMVQAIKWVDEIAPGAPYVTTLETLDKYNCDFCVHGDDITLTIDGKDTYEEVKTAGRYRECKRTQGVSTTDLVGRMLLMTKAHHSNIDEDLDYRKHTDNFGKGPKGHSPWTGVSQFLQTSQKIIQFASGKEPQPGDTIIYVAGAFDLFHIGHVDFLEKVHQLAEKPYIIAGLHFDQEVNRYKGKNYPIMNIHERTLSVLACRYVSEVVIGAPYAVTADLLDHFRVTLVCHGMTEVVPDKDGSDPYEEPKRRGIFQLVDSGSNLTTDLIVQRIIKNRLEFEARNQKKEAKELAVLEAMKRLEEEKH; from the exons ATGCTGCGCaacggggcggcggcgggcggcgcgggggcgCACCGGCCCGTGCGCGTCTGGTGCGACGGATG CTATGACATGGTGCACTATGGCCACTCGAACCAGCTACGCCAGGCTCGGGCCATGGGAGATTATCTGATTGTTGGAGTCCACACAGATG AGGAGATTGCCAAGCACAAGGGCCCCCCTGTCTTTACACAGGAGGAGAGGTACAAAATGGTGCAAGCCATCAAGTGGGTGGATGAGATTGCTCCAGGAGCTCCCTATGTCACCACACTGGAAACCCTGGACAAATATAACTGTGACTTCTGTGTGCACGGTG ATGACATCACCTTAACGATAGATGGTAAGGATACCTATGAGGAAGTGAAGACAGCGGGGCGCTACAG GGAATGCAAACGCACCCAAGGTGTGTCCACTACCGACCTCGTTGGCCGCATGCTGCTCATGACTAAGGCTCACCACAGCAACATA GATGAGGACCTAGACTATCGGAAGCACACTGACAACTTTGGGAAG GGGCCAAAGGGTCACAGTCCCTGGACTGGCGTCTCGCAGTTCCTACAGACATCTCAGAAGATCATCCAGTTTGCATCAGGGAAGGAACCACAGCCAGGAGACACTATCATCTACGTGGCCGGAGCCTTTGACCTGTTCC ATATTGGGCATGTAGATTTCCTGGAGAAGGTTCACCAGTTGGCAGAGAAGCCCTACATCATTGCTGGGCTGCACTTTGATCAG GAAGTAAATCGCTACAAAGGGAAGAACTATCCCATCATGAACATCCATGAGAGAACACTCAGTGTCTTGGCCTGTAGG TATGTCTCGGAAGTGGTGATTGGAGCCCCCTATGCTGTCACTGCTGATCTGCTGGATCACTTCAGG GTAACGCTCGTGTGTCATGGGATGACTGAGGTGGTGCCAGACAAGGATGGTTCTGATCCGTATGAG GAACCGAAGAGACGTGGCATTTTCCAGCTGGTGGACAGTGGCAGCAATCTCACCACGGATCTAATTGTGCAAAGAATCATCAAGAACAG GCTGGAGTTTGAAGCTAGGAACcagaagaaggaagcaaaagagCTGGCTGTGTTGGAGGCCATGAAGAGACTGGAAGAAGAGAAGCACTAG